A stretch of Anolis carolinensis isolate JA03-04 unplaced genomic scaffold, rAnoCar3.1.pri scaffold_27, whole genome shotgun sequence DNA encodes these proteins:
- the LOC100558834 gene encoding protein FAM43B isoform X2, whose product MWDFVQVRYAIIDPYQTKFGLGRVLYPFSRSVCVGGAGLLFGRDLPAHAQSEARRSGSRRRRRARLAWPDLGTAEGEATPTAPAEATPTRSRRPRPRMEALRAAGRAVLRSPSLARHRLGVARLRRPRPQRLLTAESREPPVLLEGGVGFALKYLGMTLVGEPKGEQMAAAAVRRILAMTRVGPKKFRKVVLTVSPRGLSLQDAETQEPIESISIYRISYCTTDKLQNKVFAYVAQNPRSGALECHAFLSPKKKVAQAVTLTVAQAFQVALDLWEAAQAGSRGEEEEEEEEEGGVLQGERGPHSSMVLCPTEGACCRPSGSPPFKANFEEEEEDDDEDDDEEGDLNDNLSRWGAPGLQQLPGHHPLPAILGGLELQPPQQLPAARDPLLRPHLHRQPPPTSHYPLCPPSPIQGPCPPPCLHPQ is encoded by the exons atgtgggattttgtacaGGTGCGGTATGCAATAATAGACCCCTATCAGACTAAGTTCGGACTCGGACGTGTTCTCTATCCTTTTTCTAGATCTGTATGCGtcggaggggcggggcttctcttTGGGCGGGATCTCCCAGCGCATGCGCAGAGCGAGGCGCGAAGAAGTGGgtcgcggcggcggcggcgggcgcGCCTGGCCTGGCCTGACCTGGGAACCGCCGAGGGCGAGGCCACGCCCACTGCCCCTGCCGAGGCCACGCCCACCCGCAGCAGGAGGCCCCGCCCACGGATGGAGGCGCTGCGAGCCGCGGGGCGCGCCGTCCTCCGGAGCCCGAGCCTGGCCCGCCACCGCCTGGGCGTCGCCCGCCTCCGCCGCCCGCGCCCGCAGC GGCTGCTGACGGCGGAGTCGCGGGAGCCTCCTGTGCTGCTGGAGGGCGGCGTGGGCTTCGCGCTCAAGTACCTGGGCATGACGCTGGTGGGAGAGCCCAAGGGCGAGCAGATGGCCGCCGCCGCCGTGAGGCGCATCCTCGCCATG ACCCGCGTGGGGCCCAAGAAGTTCCGGAAAGTGGTGCTGACGGTCTCCCCGCGCGGCCTCTCCCTCCAGGACGCCGAGACCCAGGAGCCCATCGAGAGCATCTCCATCTACAG GATCTCCTACTGCACGACGGACAAGCTGCAGAACAAGGTCTTTGCCTACGTGGCCCAAAACCCCCGGAGCGGGGCCCTGGAGTGCCACGCCTTCCTCTCCCCCAAGAAGAAGGTG GCCCAGGCGGTGACCCTGACGGTGGCCCAGGCCTTCCAGGTGGCCCTTGACCTCTGGGAGGCGGCCCAGGCAG GCTCccggggagaagaggaggaggaggaggaggaggaagggggtgtGCTGCAGGGGGAGAGGGGCCCCCACAGCTCGATGGTGCTGTGCCCCACGGAAGGCGCCTGCTGCCGCCCCTCTGGGAGCCCCCCCTTCAAGGCCAACTTTGAG gaggaggaggaagacgacgACGAGGACGACGACGAAGAAGGCGACCTCAACGACAACCTCTCCAG GTGGGGGGCACCTGGCCTTCAGCAGCTCCCCGGCCACCACCCGCTTCCCGCCATCCTTGGGGGCCTGGAGCTGCAGCCCCCCCAGCAGCTGCCTGCCGCCCGGGACCCTCTTCTGAGACCACACCTCCACCGCCAGCCCCCTCCCACCAGCCATTATCCCCTTTGCCCCCCTTCCCCAATACAGGGGCCATGCCCCCCCCCTTGTCTACATCCCCAATGA
- the LOC100558834 gene encoding low density lipoprotein receptor adapter protein 1 isoform X4, producing the protein MWDFVQVRYAIIDPYQTKFGLGRVLYPFSRSVCVGGAGLLFGRDLPAHAQSEARRSGSRRRRRARLAWPDLGTAEGEATPTAPAEATPTRSRRPRPRMEALRAAGRAVLRSPSLARHRLGVARLRRPRPQRLLTAESREPPVLLEGGVGFALKYLGMTLVGEPKGEQMAAAAVRRILAMTRVGPKKFRKVVLTVSPRGLSLQDAETQEPIESISIYRISYCTTDKLQNKVFAYVAQNPRSGALECHAFLSPKKKVAQAVTLTVAQAFQVALDLWEAAQAGSRGEEEEEEEEEGGVLQGERGPHSSMVLCPTEGACCRPSGSPPFKANFEEEEEDDDEDDDEEGDLNDNLSSCLEEGGCPGADAVLTV; encoded by the exons atgtgggattttgtacaGGTGCGGTATGCAATAATAGACCCCTATCAGACTAAGTTCGGACTCGGACGTGTTCTCTATCCTTTTTCTAGATCTGTATGCGtcggaggggcggggcttctcttTGGGCGGGATCTCCCAGCGCATGCGCAGAGCGAGGCGCGAAGAAGTGGgtcgcggcggcggcggcgggcgcGCCTGGCCTGGCCTGACCTGGGAACCGCCGAGGGCGAGGCCACGCCCACTGCCCCTGCCGAGGCCACGCCCACCCGCAGCAGGAGGCCCCGCCCACGGATGGAGGCGCTGCGAGCCGCGGGGCGCGCCGTCCTCCGGAGCCCGAGCCTGGCCCGCCACCGCCTGGGCGTCGCCCGCCTCCGCCGCCCGCGCCCGCAGC GGCTGCTGACGGCGGAGTCGCGGGAGCCTCCTGTGCTGCTGGAGGGCGGCGTGGGCTTCGCGCTCAAGTACCTGGGCATGACGCTGGTGGGAGAGCCCAAGGGCGAGCAGATGGCCGCCGCCGCCGTGAGGCGCATCCTCGCCATG ACCCGCGTGGGGCCCAAGAAGTTCCGGAAAGTGGTGCTGACGGTCTCCCCGCGCGGCCTCTCCCTCCAGGACGCCGAGACCCAGGAGCCCATCGAGAGCATCTCCATCTACAG GATCTCCTACTGCACGACGGACAAGCTGCAGAACAAGGTCTTTGCCTACGTGGCCCAAAACCCCCGGAGCGGGGCCCTGGAGTGCCACGCCTTCCTCTCCCCCAAGAAGAAGGTG GCCCAGGCGGTGACCCTGACGGTGGCCCAGGCCTTCCAGGTGGCCCTTGACCTCTGGGAGGCGGCCCAGGCAG GCTCccggggagaagaggaggaggaggaggaggaggaagggggtgtGCTGCAGGGGGAGAGGGGCCCCCACAGCTCGATGGTGCTGTGCCCCACGGAAGGCGCCTGCTGCCGCCCCTCTGGGAGCCCCCCCTTCAAGGCCAACTTTGAG gaggaggaggaagacgacgACGAGGACGACGACGAAGAAGGCGACCTCAACGACAACCTCTCCAG CTGCCTGGAGGAGGGGGGCTGCCCCGGCGCAG ATGCAGTTCTGACTGTGTAA
- the LOC100558834 gene encoding numb-like protein isoform X5, with translation MWDFVQVRYAIIDPYQTKFGLGRVLYPFSRSVCVGGAGLLFGRDLPAHAQSEARRSGSRRRRRARLAWPDLGTAEGEATPTAPAEATPTRSRRPRPRMEALRAAGRAVLRSPSLARHRLGVARLRRPRPQRLLTAESREPPVLLEGGVGFALKYLGMTLVGEPKGEQMAAAAVRRILAMTRVGPKKFRKVVLTVSPRGLSLQDAETQEPIESISIYRISYCTTDKLQNKVFAYVAQNPRSGALECHAFLSPKKKVAPGEKRRRRRRRKGVCCRGRGAPTARWCCAPRKAPAAAPLGAPPSRPTLRRRRKTTTRTTTKKATSTTTSPGGGHLAFSSSPATTRFPPSLGAWSCSPPSSCLPPGTLF, from the exons atgtgggattttgtacaGGTGCGGTATGCAATAATAGACCCCTATCAGACTAAGTTCGGACTCGGACGTGTTCTCTATCCTTTTTCTAGATCTGTATGCGtcggaggggcggggcttctcttTGGGCGGGATCTCCCAGCGCATGCGCAGAGCGAGGCGCGAAGAAGTGGgtcgcggcggcggcggcgggcgcGCCTGGCCTGGCCTGACCTGGGAACCGCCGAGGGCGAGGCCACGCCCACTGCCCCTGCCGAGGCCACGCCCACCCGCAGCAGGAGGCCCCGCCCACGGATGGAGGCGCTGCGAGCCGCGGGGCGCGCCGTCCTCCGGAGCCCGAGCCTGGCCCGCCACCGCCTGGGCGTCGCCCGCCTCCGCCGCCCGCGCCCGCAGC GGCTGCTGACGGCGGAGTCGCGGGAGCCTCCTGTGCTGCTGGAGGGCGGCGTGGGCTTCGCGCTCAAGTACCTGGGCATGACGCTGGTGGGAGAGCCCAAGGGCGAGCAGATGGCCGCCGCCGCCGTGAGGCGCATCCTCGCCATG ACCCGCGTGGGGCCCAAGAAGTTCCGGAAAGTGGTGCTGACGGTCTCCCCGCGCGGCCTCTCCCTCCAGGACGCCGAGACCCAGGAGCCCATCGAGAGCATCTCCATCTACAG GATCTCCTACTGCACGACGGACAAGCTGCAGAACAAGGTCTTTGCCTACGTGGCCCAAAACCCCCGGAGCGGGGCCCTGGAGTGCCACGCCTTCCTCTCCCCCAAGAAGAAGGTG GCTCccggggagaagaggaggaggaggaggaggaggaagggggtgtGCTGCAGGGGGAGAGGGGCCCCCACAGCTCGATGGTGCTGTGCCCCACGGAAGGCGCCTGCTGCCGCCCCTCTGGGAGCCCCCCCTTCAAGGCCAACTTTGAG gaggaggaggaagacgacgACGAGGACGACGACGAAGAAGGCGACCTCAACGACAACCTCTCCAG GTGGGGGGCACCTGGCCTTCAGCAGCTCCCCGGCCACCACCCGCTTCCCGCCATCCTTGGGGGCCTGGAGCTGCAGCCCCCCCAGCAGCTGCCTGCCGCCCGGGACCCTCTTCTGA
- the LOC100558834 gene encoding protein FAM43A isoform X1: protein MWDFVQVRYAIIDPYQTKFGLGRVLYPFSRSVCVGGAGLLFGRDLPAHAQSEARRSGSRRRRRARLAWPDLGTAEGEATPTAPAEATPTRSRRPRPRMEALRAAGRAVLRSPSLARHRLGVARLRRPRPQRLLTAESREPPVLLEGGVGFALKYLGMTLVGEPKGEQMAAAAVRRILAMTRVGPKKFRKVVLTVSPRGLSLQDAETQEPIESISIYRISYCTTDKLQNKVFAYVAQNPRSGALECHAFLSPKKKVAQAVTLTVAQAFQVALDLWEAAQAGSRGEEEEEEEEEGGVLQGERGPHSSMVLCPTEGACCRPSGSPPFKANFEEEEEDDDEDDDEEGDLNDNLSRCSSDCVILTLEGNPKGHPAHPPSQILPTDGHPDSASKSPERKRRLHITKDGSNRKNFLTVQQWNSLPRGPLEPPSLKVGWPSAGSALVVLSLHICLFTIFLPRSPLKSGFQTWQ, encoded by the exons atgtgggattttgtacaGGTGCGGTATGCAATAATAGACCCCTATCAGACTAAGTTCGGACTCGGACGTGTTCTCTATCCTTTTTCTAGATCTGTATGCGtcggaggggcggggcttctcttTGGGCGGGATCTCCCAGCGCATGCGCAGAGCGAGGCGCGAAGAAGTGGgtcgcggcggcggcggcgggcgcGCCTGGCCTGGCCTGACCTGGGAACCGCCGAGGGCGAGGCCACGCCCACTGCCCCTGCCGAGGCCACGCCCACCCGCAGCAGGAGGCCCCGCCCACGGATGGAGGCGCTGCGAGCCGCGGGGCGCGCCGTCCTCCGGAGCCCGAGCCTGGCCCGCCACCGCCTGGGCGTCGCCCGCCTCCGCCGCCCGCGCCCGCAGC GGCTGCTGACGGCGGAGTCGCGGGAGCCTCCTGTGCTGCTGGAGGGCGGCGTGGGCTTCGCGCTCAAGTACCTGGGCATGACGCTGGTGGGAGAGCCCAAGGGCGAGCAGATGGCCGCCGCCGCCGTGAGGCGCATCCTCGCCATG ACCCGCGTGGGGCCCAAGAAGTTCCGGAAAGTGGTGCTGACGGTCTCCCCGCGCGGCCTCTCCCTCCAGGACGCCGAGACCCAGGAGCCCATCGAGAGCATCTCCATCTACAG GATCTCCTACTGCACGACGGACAAGCTGCAGAACAAGGTCTTTGCCTACGTGGCCCAAAACCCCCGGAGCGGGGCCCTGGAGTGCCACGCCTTCCTCTCCCCCAAGAAGAAGGTG GCCCAGGCGGTGACCCTGACGGTGGCCCAGGCCTTCCAGGTGGCCCTTGACCTCTGGGAGGCGGCCCAGGCAG GCTCccggggagaagaggaggaggaggaggaggaggaagggggtgtGCTGCAGGGGGAGAGGGGCCCCCACAGCTCGATGGTGCTGTGCCCCACGGAAGGCGCCTGCTGCCGCCCCTCTGGGAGCCCCCCCTTCAAGGCCAACTTTGAG gaggaggaggaagacgacgACGAGGACGACGACGAAGAAGGCGACCTCAACGACAACCTCTCCAG ATGCAGTTCTGACTGTGTAATCCTCacgttggaagggaaccccaagggtcatccagcccaTCCTCCCAGCCAAATCCTCCCAACAGACggtcatccagactctgcttcaaAATCTCCAGAGAGGAAACGAAGACTTCACATTACAAAGGACGGGagcaataggaagaacttcctgactgttcagcagtggaactctctgcctcggggtccattggagcctccttctttgaaggttggatggccatctgccgggagtgctttggtagtgctttccctgcatatttgtttatttacaatatttttacccCGCTCCCCACTCAAGAGTGGCTTCCAAacttggcaataa
- the LOC100558834 gene encoding protein FAM43B isoform X3 — protein MWDFVQVRYAIIDPYQTKFGLGRVLYPFSRSVCVGGAGLLFGRDLPAHAQSEARRSGSRRRRRARLAWPDLGTAEGEATPTAPAEATPTRSRRPRPRMEALRAAGRAVLRSPSLARHRLGVARLRRPRPQRLLTAESREPPVLLEGGVGFALKYLGMTLVGEPKGEQMAAAAVRRILAMTRVGPKKFRKVVLTVSPRGLSLQDAETQEPIESISIYRISYCTTDKLQNKVFAYVAQNPRSGALECHAFLSPKKKVAQAVTLTVAQAFQVALDLWEAAQAGSRGEEEEEEEEEGGVLQGERGPHSSMVLCPTEGACCRPSGSPPFKANFEEEEEDDDEDDDEEGDLNDNLSSCLEEGGCPGAGGGHLAFSSSPATTRFPPSLGAWSCSPPSSCLPPGTLF, from the exons atgtgggattttgtacaGGTGCGGTATGCAATAATAGACCCCTATCAGACTAAGTTCGGACTCGGACGTGTTCTCTATCCTTTTTCTAGATCTGTATGCGtcggaggggcggggcttctcttTGGGCGGGATCTCCCAGCGCATGCGCAGAGCGAGGCGCGAAGAAGTGGgtcgcggcggcggcggcgggcgcGCCTGGCCTGGCCTGACCTGGGAACCGCCGAGGGCGAGGCCACGCCCACTGCCCCTGCCGAGGCCACGCCCACCCGCAGCAGGAGGCCCCGCCCACGGATGGAGGCGCTGCGAGCCGCGGGGCGCGCCGTCCTCCGGAGCCCGAGCCTGGCCCGCCACCGCCTGGGCGTCGCCCGCCTCCGCCGCCCGCGCCCGCAGC GGCTGCTGACGGCGGAGTCGCGGGAGCCTCCTGTGCTGCTGGAGGGCGGCGTGGGCTTCGCGCTCAAGTACCTGGGCATGACGCTGGTGGGAGAGCCCAAGGGCGAGCAGATGGCCGCCGCCGCCGTGAGGCGCATCCTCGCCATG ACCCGCGTGGGGCCCAAGAAGTTCCGGAAAGTGGTGCTGACGGTCTCCCCGCGCGGCCTCTCCCTCCAGGACGCCGAGACCCAGGAGCCCATCGAGAGCATCTCCATCTACAG GATCTCCTACTGCACGACGGACAAGCTGCAGAACAAGGTCTTTGCCTACGTGGCCCAAAACCCCCGGAGCGGGGCCCTGGAGTGCCACGCCTTCCTCTCCCCCAAGAAGAAGGTG GCCCAGGCGGTGACCCTGACGGTGGCCCAGGCCTTCCAGGTGGCCCTTGACCTCTGGGAGGCGGCCCAGGCAG GCTCccggggagaagaggaggaggaggaggaggaggaagggggtgtGCTGCAGGGGGAGAGGGGCCCCCACAGCTCGATGGTGCTGTGCCCCACGGAAGGCGCCTGCTGCCGCCCCTCTGGGAGCCCCCCCTTCAAGGCCAACTTTGAG gaggaggaggaagacgacgACGAGGACGACGACGAAGAAGGCGACCTCAACGACAACCTCTCCAG CTGCCTGGAGGAGGGGGGCTGCCCCGGCGCAG GTGGGGGGCACCTGGCCTTCAGCAGCTCCCCGGCCACCACCCGCTTCCCGCCATCCTTGGGGGCCTGGAGCTGCAGCCCCCCCAGCAGCTGCCTGCCGCCCGGGACCCTCTTCTGA